The proteins below come from a single Thermopolyspora flexuosa genomic window:
- a CDS encoding class I SAM-dependent methyltransferase: MGLATRHDHTTGHTGHAGERLFHHPLVFELAAETLFAGRRREMYLRLAALSGVRPGRRVLDVGCGTGYLSRILAAVAGPEGHVTGVDPSPDMIGRARRQAPANCTYLVGEGQSLELPDESFDVVVSSLTLHHVPQEHRAAVMAEMFRVLRPGGRLLVAEFRPPANPLLARLVNLLAGPALREDTRRMLAELVPQAGFRVEETGELPVALHYVRATRPAV, from the coding sequence ATGGGCCTCGCGACACGGCATGACCACACCACCGGCCACACCGGGCACGCCGGGGAGCGGCTGTTCCACCACCCGCTCGTGTTCGAGCTGGCCGCCGAGACGCTGTTCGCCGGGCGGCGGCGGGAGATGTACCTGCGCCTGGCCGCGCTGTCGGGGGTACGGCCGGGCCGCAGGGTGCTGGACGTCGGCTGCGGCACCGGGTACCTGTCGCGCATCCTCGCGGCGGTCGCCGGACCCGAGGGGCACGTGACCGGCGTCGACCCCTCGCCCGACATGATCGGGCGCGCCCGCCGCCAGGCCCCGGCCAACTGCACCTACCTGGTGGGCGAGGGGCAGTCGCTCGAGCTGCCCGACGAGTCGTTCGACGTGGTGGTCTCCAGCCTCACGCTGCACCACGTCCCGCAGGAGCATCGGGCCGCGGTCATGGCCGAGATGTTCCGGGTGCTGCGCCCCGGCGGGCGGCTTCTGGTCGCCGAGTTCCGCCCGCCCGCCAACCCCCTGCTCGCCCGCCTGGTCAACCTGCTCGCCGGCCCGGCCCTGCGGGAGGACACGCGCCGCATGCTCGCCGAGCTCGTCCCCCAGGCCGGCTTCCGGGTGGAGGAGACCGGGGAGCTGCCGGTGGCGCTCCACTACGTGCGGGCCACCCGCCCCGCCGTCTGA
- a CDS encoding beta-class carbonic anhydrase, protein MNAFDDLLAANAEYAAAFEHSGLTGKAARGLAVVTCMDSRIDPLGLLGLRPGDAKILRNAGARVTDDVLRTLVLAVFLLGVERVLVMPHTDCGMTKVTDADVHELTARQGVDTRSIDFHTIPDQEKALRHDLTKIRSSPFLPPGMPVGGAIYDVRTGRLQPVDLGAPLNGTLA, encoded by the coding sequence GTGAATGCGTTCGATGACCTGCTTGCCGCCAACGCCGAGTACGCCGCCGCCTTCGAGCACTCCGGGCTGACCGGGAAGGCCGCCCGAGGGCTTGCGGTGGTCACCTGCATGGACTCGCGCATCGACCCGCTGGGCCTGCTGGGGCTGCGGCCGGGCGACGCCAAGATCCTGCGGAACGCGGGCGCCCGCGTCACCGACGACGTGCTGCGCACCCTGGTGCTGGCGGTGTTCCTGCTGGGCGTCGAACGGGTGCTGGTGATGCCGCACACCGACTGCGGCATGACCAAGGTGACCGACGCGGACGTGCACGAGCTCACCGCCCGCCAGGGGGTGGACACCCGCAGCATCGACTTCCACACCATCCCCGACCAGGAAAAAGCGCTGCGCCACGACCTGACCAAGATCCGCAGCAGCCCGTTCCTGCCCCCGGGCATGCCGGTCGGCGGCGCCATCTACGACGTGCGCACCGGCAGGCTCCAGCCGGTCGACCTTGGCGCACCCCTCAACGGAACACTGGCCTGA
- a CDS encoding cysteine desulfurase-like protein translates to MSFDVARVRALYPALSDGWAWLDAAAGTQMPQPVIDAIVAAYTAGIGNAHGAFAASARSDAIVAEARRAVADLVGGDPDGVVFGPNMTTLTYRFAGTLARQWRPGDEIIVSRLDHDANVRPWVQAAKAAGAVVRWAEVEVPSGELPAAQYDELLSERTRLVAVTAASNVLGTMPDVPRIARKAHDAGALVYVDGVHATPHTPIDVLALGADFYATSAYKWCGPHVGAVIAAPALLERLRPDKLASAPDHIPDRFETGTLPFADLAGVAAAVDHLAGLDPHATGSRRRRVLTSMAAVEAYEQAELAYLCERLAALPHVHLIGSPARRTATVYFTVDGHSPRRVAEHLAARKINVWDGHCYAWEVTGAFGIRDHGSAVRAGLVHYNDRSDVDRLLAALEELAP, encoded by the coding sequence ATGAGCTTTGACGTCGCCCGGGTACGTGCCCTTTATCCCGCACTGTCCGACGGCTGGGCCTGGCTGGACGCCGCCGCCGGGACCCAGATGCCGCAGCCGGTCATCGACGCCATCGTCGCCGCCTACACCGCGGGCATCGGCAACGCCCACGGGGCGTTCGCCGCCAGCGCCCGATCCGACGCGATCGTCGCCGAGGCCCGCCGCGCCGTCGCCGACCTGGTCGGCGGCGACCCCGACGGGGTGGTGTTCGGCCCCAACATGACCACCCTCACCTACCGGTTCGCGGGCACCCTGGCCCGGCAGTGGCGCCCCGGGGACGAGATCATCGTCTCCCGCCTCGACCACGACGCCAACGTGCGCCCCTGGGTGCAGGCCGCCAAGGCCGCCGGCGCCGTGGTGCGCTGGGCCGAGGTGGAGGTGCCCTCCGGTGAGCTGCCCGCCGCCCAGTACGACGAGCTGCTTTCCGAACGCACCCGCCTGGTCGCCGTCACCGCCGCCAGCAACGTGCTCGGCACCATGCCCGACGTGCCGCGCATCGCCCGCAAGGCCCACGACGCCGGGGCGCTGGTGTACGTCGACGGCGTGCACGCCACCCCGCACACCCCGATCGACGTCCTCGCGCTCGGCGCCGACTTCTACGCCACCAGCGCCTACAAGTGGTGCGGCCCGCACGTCGGGGCGGTCATCGCCGCCCCGGCCCTGCTGGAGCGGCTGCGGCCGGACAAGCTCGCCTCCGCGCCCGACCACATCCCCGACCGGTTCGAGACCGGCACGCTGCCGTTCGCCGACCTGGCCGGGGTGGCCGCGGCCGTCGACCACCTGGCCGGGCTCGACCCGCACGCCACCGGGTCGCGCCGCCGCCGCGTGCTGACCTCGATGGCCGCGGTCGAGGCCTACGAGCAGGCCGAGCTCGCCTACCTGTGCGAGCGCCTGGCCGCGCTGCCGCACGTGCACCTGATCGGCTCCCCGGCCCGCCGTACCGCCACCGTCTACTTCACCGTCGACGGCCACAGCCCGCGCCGGGTCGCCGAGCACCTGGCCGCCCGCAAGATCAACGTGTGGGACGGGCACTGCTACGCCTGGGAGGTCACCGGCGCGTTCGGCATCCGCGACCACGGCTCGGCCGTACGGGCGGGGCTGGTGCACTACAACGACCGCTCCGACGTCGACCGGCTGCTGGCCGCGTTGGAGGAGCTGGCGCCCTGA
- a CDS encoding DoxX family protein, giving the protein MNIVLWVIAGLLSLMFLVAGVMKLARSKQDLAASGMTWTEDFPERTVRLIGVLEVLAAAGLILPPATGIAPVLAPLAAAGVVLLMCGAAVVHLRRKERAQIAVNVVAGLLAALVAWGRFGPYAF; this is encoded by the coding sequence GTGAACATCGTGCTGTGGGTGATCGCCGGGCTGCTGTCGCTGATGTTCCTCGTCGCCGGCGTGATGAAGCTCGCCCGGTCGAAGCAGGACCTGGCCGCCTCCGGGATGACCTGGACCGAGGACTTCCCCGAACGCACCGTCAGGCTCATCGGCGTGCTGGAGGTGCTCGCCGCGGCCGGCCTGATCCTGCCCCCGGCCACCGGGATCGCGCCGGTGCTCGCGCCGCTGGCCGCGGCCGGTGTCGTGCTGCTGATGTGCGGCGCCGCCGTCGTCCACCTGCGCCGCAAGGAGCGCGCCCAGATCGCCGTCAACGTGGTGGCCGGGCTGCTCGCCGCCCTGGTGGCCTGGGGGCGGTTCGGCCCGTACGCGTTCTGA
- a CDS encoding sensor histidine kinase, translated as MGTARPGLPAGLLDWAIAACVAAVLLVVGLPGPHPGALPAPAGYALLATGGLALGLRRRHPVAVLAVTGLCVAGYQAAGFDVPAVAFLFAVYFAVRAGHRRAAVIAGVALPAGLLLAALASGAAGAAEAFAQARGVLELAWLIAAGAAGEALRQAERRAEEAERTREETARRRADEERLRIARELHDSLTHQISIIKVQAEVAVHAARKRGEEVPEALLVIRQAVREASRELRATLQALRDDATAPPRGLADLSELVGRARDMGLSATLTVDGPQQEVPAAVGRTVYRIVQEALTNTARHAGAATVAVRVECRPDAVTVRVDDDGTARPGADPVPGVGLLGMRERVAALGGRLRAGPREQGGFAVEAELPVERVP; from the coding sequence ATGGGTACGGCACGGCCCGGCCTGCCCGCCGGCCTCCTCGACTGGGCGATCGCCGCCTGCGTGGCGGCGGTGCTGCTGGTGGTCGGCCTTCCCGGGCCGCACCCCGGCGCCCTGCCCGCCCCGGCCGGGTACGCGCTGCTGGCCACCGGCGGCCTGGCCCTGGGCCTGCGGCGCCGCCACCCGGTCGCCGTGCTGGCCGTCACCGGGCTGTGCGTGGCGGGCTACCAGGCGGCCGGGTTCGACGTGCCCGCCGTCGCGTTCCTGTTCGCGGTGTACTTCGCCGTCCGCGCCGGGCACCGCCGGGCCGCGGTGATCGCGGGCGTGGCACTGCCGGCCGGGCTGCTCCTGGCCGCCCTCGCCTCGGGCGCCGCCGGGGCCGCGGAGGCGTTCGCGCAGGCCCGCGGCGTGCTGGAGCTGGCCTGGCTGATCGCCGCGGGCGCCGCCGGGGAGGCGCTGCGGCAGGCCGAACGCCGGGCGGAGGAGGCCGAGCGCACCCGCGAGGAGACCGCCCGCCGCCGCGCCGACGAGGAGCGGCTGCGCATCGCGCGCGAGCTGCACGACTCGCTCACCCACCAGATCTCGATCATCAAGGTGCAGGCCGAGGTCGCCGTGCACGCCGCCCGCAAGCGGGGCGAGGAGGTGCCGGAGGCACTGCTGGTGATCCGGCAGGCCGTACGGGAGGCGAGCCGGGAGCTGCGCGCCACCCTGCAGGCGCTGCGCGACGACGCCACCGCCCCGCCCCGCGGCCTGGCCGACCTGTCCGAGCTGGTCGGACGCGCCCGCGACATGGGCCTTTCCGCCACGCTGACCGTCGACGGGCCGCAGCAGGAGGTGCCGGCCGCGGTGGGCCGCACCGTCTACCGCATCGTGCAGGAGGCGCTCACCAACACCGCCCGCCACGCCGGCGCGGCCACCGTGGCGGTGCGGGTCGAATGCCGCCCGGACGCGGTGACGGTCCGCGTCGACGACGACGGCACCGCCCGGCCGGGCGCCGACCCGGTGCCCGGGGTGGGCCTGCTCGGCATGCGGGAACGCGTCGCCGCCCTCGGCGGCCGCCTGCGCGCCGGGCCGCGCGAGCAGGGAGGGTTTGCCGTGGAGGCGGAGCTGCCCGTGGAGCGTGTGCCGTGA
- a CDS encoding cytochrome P450 → MLMHRLLEEDLLERGGGRPFDPAPGLLRRRGQGPVQPLRLRNGAPAWLVTGLDEARTVLSDPRFSADRVRHPDATGLSPQEAEAFAATGVAPARPHVERRTDGMFIFMDPPEHTRLRRLLTGQFTLRRMKALESRIREIAAGLIAEMTAAGTEADLVPAYALPIPSLVICELLGVDPADRAGFQERTAISLNVKASEQERARAQLEMHAFIQGLIAAKRAHPADDMLSGLAHEADPPLSDAQLVDIALLLLAAGHETTANMLGLGAFALLEHPGQLAALRADPSLLETAVEELLRYLSIVQMGVSRVAVEEVTLGGVTIPAGGTVVIAMPEANRDPRHWDDPDRLDVRRPRAPHLAFGHGVHQCLGQQLARVELQVGLGELVARLPRLRLAVPAGQVPLRNDMLIFGVHSLPVTWA, encoded by the coding sequence ATGCTGATGCACCGGCTGCTCGAGGAGGACCTGCTGGAACGCGGCGGCGGCAGGCCCTTCGACCCGGCGCCCGGCCTGCTGCGGCGGCGCGGCCAGGGCCCGGTGCAGCCGCTCCGGCTGCGCAACGGCGCCCCCGCCTGGCTCGTCACCGGCCTGGACGAGGCCCGCACCGTGCTGTCCGACCCGCGCTTCAGCGCCGACCGGGTCCGCCACCCCGACGCCACCGGCCTGAGCCCGCAGGAGGCCGAGGCCTTCGCCGCCACCGGCGTCGCCCCGGCCCGGCCGCACGTCGAGCGGCGCACCGACGGGATGTTCATCTTCATGGACCCGCCCGAGCACACCCGGCTGCGCAGGCTGCTCACCGGCCAGTTCACGCTGCGCCGCATGAAGGCGCTGGAGTCCCGGATCCGCGAGATCGCGGCCGGCCTCATCGCGGAGATGACCGCGGCCGGCACCGAGGCCGACCTCGTGCCCGCCTACGCGCTGCCCATCCCCTCACTGGTGATCTGCGAGCTGCTCGGCGTCGACCCCGCCGACCGGGCCGGGTTCCAGGAGCGCACCGCGATCTCGCTCAACGTCAAGGCGAGCGAGCAGGAGCGCGCCCGCGCCCAGCTGGAGATGCACGCCTTCATCCAGGGGCTGATCGCGGCCAAGCGGGCCCACCCGGCCGACGACATGCTCTCGGGGCTGGCGCACGAGGCCGACCCGCCGCTGTCCGACGCCCAGCTGGTGGACATCGCGTTGCTGCTGCTCGCCGCCGGGCACGAGACCACCGCCAACATGCTCGGGCTCGGCGCGTTCGCGCTGCTGGAGCACCCCGGGCAGCTCGCCGCGCTGCGCGCCGATCCCTCGCTGCTGGAGACCGCGGTGGAGGAGCTGCTGCGCTACCTGTCGATCGTGCAGATGGGCGTGTCCCGGGTGGCCGTCGAGGAGGTCACGCTCGGCGGGGTGACGATCCCCGCCGGCGGCACGGTGGTCATCGCGATGCCGGAGGCGAACCGCGACCCCCGCCACTGGGACGATCCCGACCGGCTCGACGTGCGCCGCCCCCGCGCGCCGCACCTGGCGTTCGGGCACGGGGTGCACCAGTGCCTGGGCCAGCAGCTGGCGCGGGTGGAGCTGCAGGTGGGGCTGGGCGAGCTGGTCGCCCGGCTGCCGCGGCTGCGGCTCGCCGTACCGGCCGGGCAGGTGCCGCTGCGCAACGACATGCTGATCTTCGGTGTGCATTCGCTGCCCGTGACGTGGGCCTGA
- the argG gene encoding argininosuccinate synthase: MSKVLTSLPVGERVGIAFSGGLDTSVAVAWMREKGAVPCAYTADVGQYDEPDIASVPGRATAYGAEVARLVDCKAALVEEGLAALACGAFHIRSGGRVYFNTTPLGRAVTGTLLVRAMLEDGVQIWGDGSTFKGNDIERFYRYGLLANPSLRIYKPWLDPAFVAELGGRTEMSKWLAERGLPYRDSVEKAYSTDANIWGATHEAKALEHLDNGIEIVEPIMGVRFWDPKVEIEPEDVTIGFQQGRPVTINGKEFASAVDLVLEANAIGGRHGLGMSDQIENRIIEAKSRGIYEAPGMALLHIAYERLVNAIHNEDTITAYHVEGRRLGRLLYEGRWLDPQALMLREALQRWVGAAITGEVTLRLRRGDDYSILDTQGEGFSYHPDKLSMERVEDAAFGPLDRIGQLTMRNLDIADSRAKLERYAELGMVGSPHPALVGAAPVTASKLIGTMPAGGAEAIASGGPAETGDELLDSAAMESGTD; this comes from the coding sequence GTGTCCAAGGTCCTTACCTCCCTGCCTGTCGGTGAACGTGTCGGCATCGCCTTCTCCGGCGGCCTCGACACCTCTGTAGCGGTCGCGTGGATGCGCGAGAAGGGGGCGGTGCCCTGCGCATACACCGCGGACGTCGGCCAGTACGACGAGCCCGACATCGCCTCGGTGCCCGGTCGCGCCACCGCCTACGGGGCGGAGGTGGCCCGGCTCGTCGACTGCAAGGCGGCCCTGGTGGAGGAAGGGCTGGCCGCCCTCGCCTGCGGCGCCTTCCACATCCGGTCCGGCGGCCGCGTCTACTTCAACACCACCCCGCTCGGCCGCGCCGTGACCGGCACCCTGCTGGTGCGCGCCATGCTCGAGGACGGCGTGCAGATCTGGGGCGACGGCTCCACCTTCAAGGGCAACGACATCGAGCGGTTCTACCGCTACGGCCTGCTCGCCAACCCGTCGCTGCGCATCTACAAGCCCTGGCTCGACCCGGCGTTCGTCGCCGAGCTGGGCGGCCGCACCGAGATGTCCAAGTGGCTCGCCGAGCGCGGCCTGCCGTACCGGGACAGCGTGGAGAAGGCCTACTCCACCGACGCCAACATCTGGGGCGCGACCCACGAGGCCAAGGCGCTGGAGCACCTCGACAACGGCATCGAGATCGTCGAGCCGATCATGGGCGTGCGGTTCTGGGACCCCAAGGTCGAGATCGAGCCCGAGGACGTCACGATCGGCTTCCAGCAGGGCCGGCCGGTCACCATCAACGGCAAGGAGTTCGCCTCGGCCGTCGACCTGGTCCTGGAGGCCAACGCCATCGGCGGCCGCCACGGCCTTGGCATGTCCGACCAGATCGAGAACCGCATCATCGAGGCCAAGAGCCGCGGCATCTACGAGGCGCCCGGGATGGCGCTGCTGCACATCGCCTACGAGCGGCTGGTCAACGCCATCCACAACGAGGACACCATCACCGCCTACCACGTCGAGGGCCGCCGCCTGGGCCGGCTGCTGTACGAGGGCCGCTGGCTCGACCCGCAGGCGCTCATGCTGCGCGAGGCGCTGCAGCGCTGGGTCGGCGCCGCGATCACCGGCGAGGTCACGCTCCGGCTGCGCCGCGGCGACGACTACTCGATCCTCGACACCCAGGGCGAGGGCTTCAGCTACCACCCGGACAAGCTGTCGATGGAGCGCGTCGAGGACGCCGCGTTCGGCCCGCTCGACCGCATCGGCCAGCTCACCATGCGCAACCTCGACATCGCCGACTCCCGCGCCAAGCTCGAGCGCTACGCCGAGCTCGGCATGGTCGGCAGCCCGCACCCGGCCCTGGTCGGGGCCGCGCCGGTCACCGCGAGCAAGCTGATCGGCACCATGCCCGCGGGCGGCGCCGAGGCGATCGCCTCCGGCGGCCCCGCCGAGACCGGTGACGAGCTGCTCGACAGCGCCGCGATGGAGTCCGGCACCGACTGA
- a CDS encoding TetR/AcrR family transcriptional regulator — translation MAGETVRSCLVCGATLAPAARGRRPRYCSRACQARAYRARLAERAGRREQALRQDTPAAGRAPIDAPGETGPQEAGTGREADGRDALSLDRIVRAALEIADREGLEALSMRRVAAALGAGTMSLYRHVSGKDDLVDLMAEAVLERAEVASSAAGPDGWRERLAAYARAMWALYRRHPWLLQVLSATRPRLVPRGMATTEWLLRAAEGLSHDPPTMVRAVVTVTGYVQGMAMFLVNDMDAERRTGIAKERWWELNRERWRALATSGPYPLLARIAAEDQEDVGLDEEFEFGLQRMLDGLALHLGTPPAERRP, via the coding sequence ATGGCGGGCGAGACCGTGCGGAGCTGCCTGGTGTGCGGCGCGACGCTGGCCCCCGCCGCCCGGGGCCGCCGCCCGCGCTACTGCTCGCGGGCCTGCCAGGCGCGCGCCTACCGGGCACGCCTGGCCGAGCGTGCCGGACGGCGCGAGCAGGCACTGCGGCAGGACACACCCGCCGCCGGCCGCGCGCCGATCGACGCGCCGGGTGAGACCGGGCCGCAGGAGGCCGGCACCGGCCGGGAGGCGGACGGCAGGGACGCGCTCAGCCTGGACCGCATCGTCCGCGCCGCCCTCGAGATCGCCGACCGGGAGGGACTGGAGGCGCTGTCGATGCGCCGGGTGGCCGCCGCCCTGGGCGCCGGCACGATGTCGCTGTACCGCCACGTCTCCGGCAAGGACGACCTGGTCGACCTGATGGCCGAGGCCGTGCTGGAGCGGGCCGAGGTCGCCTCGTCCGCCGCCGGGCCGGACGGCTGGCGGGAACGGCTGGCCGCCTACGCCCGGGCCATGTGGGCGCTGTACCGGCGCCACCCCTGGCTGCTGCAGGTGCTGTCGGCGACCCGGCCGCGGCTGGTGCCGCGCGGGATGGCGACGACCGAGTGGCTGCTGCGCGCCGCCGAGGGGCTGAGCCACGATCCGCCCACCATGGTCAGGGCCGTGGTCACCGTGACCGGCTATGTGCAGGGCATGGCGATGTTCCTGGTCAACGACATGGACGCCGAGCGCCGCACCGGAATCGCCAAGGAGCGGTGGTGGGAGCTGAACCGCGAGCGCTGGCGCGCGCTGGCCACCAGCGGGCCGTACCCGCTGCTGGCGCGGATCGCCGCGGAGGACCAGGAGGACGTCGGACTGGACGAGGAGTTCGAGTTCGGCCTGCAGCGCATGCTCGACGGCCTCGCCCTCCACCTGGGCACACCGCCCGCGGAACGCCGCCCCTGA
- a CDS encoding response regulator, which translates to MIRVLLADDQPLIRSGFRALLELEDDIEVVAEAGDGAAAVELARRHRPDVALVDIQMPVVDGIEATRRIAADPDLTGVHVVILTNYGMDEYVLDALRAGAAGFLVKDVVPEDLLHAVRVAARGDALLAPSITRRLIARYVQEAERPRGPAPAAGLQELTNREREAVALVAQGLSNDEIAERMVISPLTAKTHVNRAMAKLGARDRAQLVVFAYESGLVSPRRTR; encoded by the coding sequence GTGATCCGTGTCCTGCTCGCCGACGACCAGCCGCTCATCCGCAGCGGGTTCCGCGCGCTGCTGGAGCTGGAGGACGACATCGAGGTGGTCGCCGAGGCCGGCGACGGCGCGGCGGCCGTCGAGCTGGCCCGCCGCCACCGGCCGGATGTGGCGCTCGTCGACATCCAGATGCCGGTCGTCGACGGCATCGAGGCGACCCGGCGGATCGCCGCCGACCCGGACCTGACCGGCGTGCACGTGGTGATTTTGACCAACTACGGCATGGACGAGTACGTGCTCGACGCGCTGCGCGCCGGGGCCGCCGGGTTCCTGGTCAAGGACGTGGTGCCCGAGGACCTGCTGCACGCCGTGCGGGTGGCGGCCCGCGGGGACGCGCTGCTGGCCCCGTCGATCACCCGCAGGCTCATCGCCCGCTACGTGCAGGAGGCGGAGCGGCCGCGCGGCCCCGCCCCGGCGGCCGGGCTGCAGGAGCTGACCAACCGGGAGCGGGAGGCGGTCGCCCTCGTCGCCCAGGGCCTGTCCAACGACGAGATCGCCGAGCGCATGGTGATCAGCCCGCTGACCGCGAAAACCCACGTCAACCGGGCGATGGCCAAGCTCGGCGCCCGCGACCGGGCGCAGCTTGTGGTGTTCGCCTACGAGTCCGGGCTGGTGTCGCCGCGCCGTACCCGCTGA
- a CDS encoding MFS transporter — MTLAHPTKAGARDWAGLAVLTLPCVLVSMDISVLYLALPLLSADLAPTATQTLWIVDVYGFLLAGFLLERFWWGSVFLLNTPVMLALLVAAPLLVPEHRDPAPGRLDLAGVALSLAAVLPVVYGVKLLAEDDPGWAAPVAVASGLAAGALFARRQARSAHPLIDPGLLRSRTVAVPLAVNSLTMFALVGVMLFTAQYLQLVAGLGPPAAALWMLPAMLATVAGVAAATVLARRLSLGAVIATGLTTAVAGLLAATRLEVGSSPAFLVGCAGVLAAGVGMVATSATDAVVAGAPPERAGGVSALSEAGTELGGALGVAVLGTIAAAVYRARSAPPYLPEVPGEPAASARETLAGAVAAAAQAPPYLREPMLEAAFAAFVSGLRVTCLVAAAVLACAAVLAAVLLRKARPGAPSPQPHRDPPAG; from the coding sequence GTGACGTTGGCGCACCCGACGAAGGCAGGCGCCAGGGACTGGGCCGGGCTGGCGGTGCTCACCCTGCCCTGCGTGCTGGTCTCGATGGACATCTCGGTGCTCTACCTCGCGCTCCCCCTGCTGAGCGCGGACCTCGCCCCCACCGCGACGCAGACGTTGTGGATCGTCGACGTCTACGGGTTCCTGCTGGCCGGGTTCCTGCTGGAGCGCTTCTGGTGGGGGTCGGTGTTCCTGCTCAACACCCCCGTGATGCTGGCGCTGCTCGTGGCGGCGCCGCTGCTGGTCCCCGAGCATCGCGACCCGGCGCCGGGCAGGCTCGACCTGGCCGGTGTGGCGCTCTCGCTCGCCGCCGTGCTCCCGGTGGTGTACGGGGTGAAGCTGCTGGCCGAGGACGATCCGGGCTGGGCGGCGCCGGTCGCCGTGGCGTCCGGGCTCGCCGCCGGGGCGCTGTTCGCCCGCCGCCAGGCGCGCTCGGCCCATCCGCTGATCGACCCCGGGCTGCTGCGCTCCAGGACGGTCGCCGTGCCGCTGGCCGTCAACTCGCTGACCATGTTCGCCCTGGTGGGCGTGATGCTGTTCACCGCGCAGTACCTGCAGCTGGTCGCCGGGCTGGGCCCGCCGGCGGCCGCGCTGTGGATGCTGCCCGCGATGCTCGCCACGGTGGCCGGGGTGGCGGCGGCCACGGTGCTGGCGCGCCGCCTGTCGCTGGGCGCGGTCATCGCCACCGGGCTCACCACGGCCGTGGCCGGCCTGCTGGCGGCCACGCGCCTTGAGGTCGGCTCCTCCCCCGCCTTCCTGGTGGGGTGCGCTGGGGTCCTCGCGGCGGGCGTGGGGATGGTCGCCACGTCGGCCACCGATGCGGTCGTGGCGGGCGCGCCGCCGGAGCGGGCGGGCGGCGTCTCGGCGCTGTCGGAGGCGGGCACCGAGCTGGGCGGGGCGCTGGGCGTCGCCGTGCTGGGCACGATCGCCGCCGCCGTCTACCGTGCGCGTTCGGCGCCGCCGTACCTGCCCGAGGTCCCCGGCGAGCCGGCGGCATCGGCCCGCGAGACGCTCGCCGGGGCCGTCGCCGCCGCCGCGCAGGCGCCGCCGTACCTGCGCGAACCCATGTTGGAGGCGGCCTTCGCCGCGTTCGTCTCCGGCCTGCGGGTCACCTGCCTGGTCGCCGCCGCCGTCCTGGCCTGCGCGGCCGTGCTCGCCGCCGTCCTGCTGCGGAAGGCGCGGCCGGGCGCGCCGTCCCCGCAGCCCCACCGCGACCCGCCCGCCGGGTGA